A region of Geothermobacter ehrlichii DNA encodes the following proteins:
- the nth gene encoding endonuclease III: MNRRQTADLLDRLEELYPQARCALCYRNPWELLVATILSAQCTDDRVNRVTPALFAAFPGPEAMARAGQDEVEALIRSTGFFRNKARNLIARARVIVEEYGGEVPARLDELVRLPGVGRKTANVVLGNAFGIPGMVVDTHVKRLSRRFGWTKSQDPDRIEKDLCRLFPADRWVQTGHILITHGRAVCKAPMPLCGACPVSDLCPRLGVVKSR; this comes from the coding sequence ATGAATCGCCGCCAGACCGCCGATCTGCTCGACCGGCTCGAAGAACTCTATCCACAGGCCCGCTGCGCCCTCTGTTACCGCAACCCCTGGGAGCTGCTGGTCGCCACCATCCTCTCCGCCCAGTGCACCGATGACAGGGTCAACCGGGTGACGCCGGCCCTGTTCGCCGCCTTTCCCGGACCGGAGGCAATGGCCCGGGCCGGGCAGGACGAGGTGGAGGCGCTGATCCGCTCCACCGGCTTTTTCCGCAACAAGGCGCGCAACCTGATCGCCAGAGCCCGGGTGATTGTCGAGGAATACGGCGGCGAGGTTCCGGCCAGGCTCGACGAGCTGGTCCGGCTTCCGGGTGTGGGCCGCAAGACGGCCAACGTCGTGCTCGGCAACGCTTTCGGCATTCCCGGCATGGTGGTCGACACCCATGTCAAGCGCCTGTCACGCCGTTTCGGCTGGACCAAATCGCAGGACCCGGACCGGATCGAGAAGGATCTGTGCCGGCTCTTTCCCGCTGACCGCTGGGTGCAGACCGGCCACATCCTGATCACGCACGGCAGGGCCGTCTGCAAGGCGCCGATGCCGTTGTGCGGCGCCTGCCCGGTCAGCGACCTCTGTCCGCGCCTGGGAGTGGTCAAGAGCCGCTAG
- a CDS encoding penicillin-binding protein 1A → MLRKIVRYIMLLAVGGALLAVAGLVTAYLLVASSLPRVDTLADYRPPVITRILADDGSVLAELYKERRVVVPIERMPDALINAFVAAEDAKFFQHRGIDLVSILRAAIKNIQAGGIVQGGSTITQQVAKSLLLTPEKKFSRKFKEAILAWRMEQKLSKKEILSIYLNQIYLGHGAHGVQAAAENYFDKNVEDLSLAECAMLAGLPQAPSRYSPYRHFQRAKERQRYVLKRMVENGYISEEEAELAFAEKLTIHPRSRQHVPEAAYFTEQVRRDLIATYGEKAVYTQGLQVHTSLNLAMQRAAQAAVQQNLRNYDKRHGYRGPGKILSEGEASEFLADQARRLRDNPPEQGHFLQAVLTGWNDQALLVAVGDRHGLIAREGLAWAGELKLLSREDYLLTPDEAWGDAIPLPVGSLLETRVKQVRPDGSLELELEQTPEVQGALVAIDPHSGQVKALVGGYDFARSQFNRAIQARRQPGSAMKPLIYAAALDKGYTPATVILDTPIIYREKLDTGKETEWKPRNYGKKFYGPTSLRTGLAKSRNIITIKILEDIGVNYAANYARRLGIESPIERDLTLALGSTAVTPMELAKVYCVFANGGIHVSPTYITRIIDRDGRIIASVDPADFPDGAGPGQRLLQQKRERVISPETAYLITNLMESVVQQGTGWRAKALGRPVAGKTGTTNDLKDAWFVGFIPDLVAVTWTGFDQERSLGDHETGSRAAAPAWVAFMKEAASHYPVRQFKVPDSILFRPIDPKTGLLVPEDTPGAVIEAFAPGTAPTRFAMDESRPDARDFFKLDLEEN, encoded by the coding sequence ATGCTGCGCAAAATCGTTCGCTACATCATGCTGCTGGCCGTCGGCGGCGCACTGCTGGCCGTCGCCGGCCTCGTCACCGCCTACCTGCTGGTCGCCAGCTCCCTGCCCAGGGTCGACACCCTCGCCGACTACCGGCCCCCGGTCATCACCCGCATCCTGGCGGACGACGGTTCCGTGCTGGCGGAACTCTACAAGGAGCGCCGGGTCGTCGTTCCCATCGAACGGATGCCCGACGCGTTGATCAACGCCTTCGTCGCAGCCGAGGACGCCAAGTTCTTCCAGCACCGGGGCATCGACCTGGTCTCCATTCTACGCGCCGCCATCAAGAATATCCAGGCTGGCGGCATCGTCCAGGGCGGCAGCACCATCACCCAGCAAGTGGCCAAGTCGCTGCTGCTGACTCCGGAAAAGAAGTTCTCCCGCAAGTTCAAGGAGGCCATCCTCGCCTGGCGCATGGAGCAGAAGCTCTCCAAGAAGGAGATCCTGTCCATCTACCTCAACCAGATCTATCTCGGCCACGGCGCCCACGGCGTGCAGGCGGCGGCGGAGAACTACTTCGACAAGAACGTGGAGGACCTCAGCCTCGCCGAATGCGCCATGCTGGCCGGGCTGCCACAGGCGCCCAGCCGTTATTCCCCCTACCGCCACTTCCAGCGGGCCAAGGAACGGCAGCGCTACGTGCTGAAACGGATGGTCGAAAACGGCTACATCAGCGAGGAAGAGGCCGAACTGGCCTTCGCCGAAAAGCTGACCATCCATCCGCGCAGCCGCCAGCACGTCCCCGAGGCGGCCTACTTCACCGAACAGGTGCGACGCGACCTGATCGCCACCTACGGCGAAAAGGCCGTCTACACCCAGGGTCTTCAGGTTCACACCTCCCTCAATCTCGCCATGCAGCGCGCCGCCCAGGCCGCGGTGCAGCAGAACCTGCGCAACTACGACAAGCGGCACGGCTACCGCGGGCCGGGCAAAATCCTCAGCGAAGGCGAGGCGAGCGAATTCCTCGCCGACCAGGCCCGCCGCCTGCGCGACAACCCGCCTGAACAGGGGCACTTCCTGCAGGCGGTGCTCACCGGCTGGAACGACCAGGCGCTACTGGTCGCCGTCGGTGACCGGCACGGCCTGATCGCCCGCGAGGGCCTCGCCTGGGCCGGCGAGCTGAAGTTGCTCAGCCGCGAAGACTACCTGCTGACCCCGGACGAAGCCTGGGGCGATGCCATTCCCCTGCCGGTCGGTTCGCTGCTGGAGACGAGGGTGAAACAGGTGCGGCCGGACGGTTCGCTCGAGCTCGAGCTCGAACAGACCCCCGAGGTGCAGGGCGCCCTGGTCGCCATCGATCCGCACAGCGGCCAGGTCAAGGCCCTGGTCGGGGGATACGACTTCGCCAGAAGCCAGTTCAACCGCGCCATCCAGGCGCGCCGCCAGCCGGGCTCGGCGATGAAGCCGTTGATCTACGCCGCCGCCCTCGACAAGGGCTACACGCCGGCGACGGTGATCCTCGACACCCCCATCATCTACCGGGAAAAGCTGGATACCGGCAAGGAAACCGAGTGGAAACCGCGCAACTACGGCAAGAAATTCTACGGTCCGACCTCCCTGCGCACCGGCCTGGCCAAGTCGCGCAACATCATCACCATCAAGATCCTGGAGGATATCGGGGTCAACTACGCCGCCAACTACGCCCGTCGGCTCGGCATCGAGTCACCGATCGAACGCGACCTGACCCTGGCCCTCGGCTCGACGGCGGTCACGCCGATGGAGCTGGCCAAGGTCTACTGCGTCTTCGCCAACGGCGGCATCCACGTCTCCCCGACCTACATCACCCGCATCATCGACCGCGACGGGCGTATCATCGCCTCGGTCGACCCGGCCGATTTTCCCGACGGCGCCGGGCCGGGGCAGCGCCTGCTGCAGCAGAAGCGGGAACGGGTCATCTCCCCTGAAACCGCCTATCTGATCACCAATCTGATGGAGAGCGTGGTGCAGCAGGGCACCGGCTGGCGGGCCAAGGCGCTCGGCCGCCCGGTCGCCGGCAAGACCGGAACCACCAACGACCTGAAGGACGCCTGGTTCGTCGGCTTCATCCCCGATCTCGTCGCCGTGACCTGGACCGGCTTCGACCAGGAACGCAGTCTCGGTGACCACGAAACCGGCTCCCGCGCTGCCGCTCCGGCCTGGGTCGCCTTCATGAAAGAGGCAGCCAGCCACTACCCGGTGCGCCAGTTCAAGGTGCCGGACAGCATCCTGTTCCGTCCCATCGATCCCAAAACCGGTCTGCTGGTGCCGGAGGACACTCCGGGCGCGGTGATCGAGGCCTTCGCCCCGGGAACCGCCCCCACCCGCTTCGCCATGGACGAATCCCGTCCCGATGCCCGCGACTTCTTCAAGCTCGATCTGGAAGAGAACTGA
- the pyk gene encoding pyruvate kinase, which yields MSARFRHTKIVATVGPACAGREQLLALMEAGADVFRLNFSHGEHEEKALIIDRIRELSQQRQRAVAILGDLQGPKIRVGDLEGGSMQLFRDEEVWITTEDVLGRDNLIPTGYERLPGDVRPGDRILLDDGLLELRVEEVAPPRVRCRVLVGGTLRNRKGINLPGVRVSAPALTEKDRRDLDFCLEHGVDYVALSFVRCVDEVLELKRLVGAAGPRVIAKIEKPEAVEHFDPILEAADGIMVARGDLGVEIDPEKVPLIQKRIIHQCNQAGKPVITATQMLESMVNSPRPTRAETSDVANAILDGTDAVMLSAETASGKYPVEAVAMMERIALDVETDPHLRQKMFMPLPEVAGWRSLPEAIAQAACRVAESLGAKAILAFTQTGKTASLVSKYRPAVPIYAVTPSQQARRRLALCRGVRSLRVDIEGSTEAQIDAVEASVLASGLLQRGDVVVITMGSPVSAPGTTNLMKVHRLGTGDFYEVH from the coding sequence ATGTCAGCAAGGTTTCGTCATACCAAGATCGTCGCCACCGTCGGGCCGGCCTGTGCCGGCAGGGAGCAGCTGCTCGCCCTGATGGAAGCGGGGGCGGATGTCTTCCGGCTCAACTTCTCCCACGGCGAGCACGAAGAGAAGGCCCTGATCATCGACCGGATCAGGGAGCTGTCGCAGCAGCGGCAGCGGGCTGTCGCCATTCTTGGCGACCTGCAGGGGCCGAAGATCCGGGTCGGGGACCTGGAAGGCGGCAGCATGCAGCTCTTTCGCGACGAAGAGGTGTGGATCACCACGGAGGATGTGCTGGGTCGCGACAACCTGATCCCGACCGGGTACGAACGGTTGCCTGGGGACGTGCGGCCGGGTGACCGCATCCTGCTCGACGACGGCCTGCTTGAGCTGCGGGTGGAGGAGGTGGCGCCGCCGAGGGTACGCTGCCGCGTCCTGGTGGGCGGCACGCTGCGCAACCGCAAGGGGATCAATCTGCCCGGGGTTAGGGTTTCGGCGCCGGCCCTGACCGAAAAGGACCGGCGCGATCTCGATTTCTGTCTCGAGCACGGCGTCGACTACGTCGCCCTGTCCTTCGTCCGCTGCGTCGACGAGGTGCTGGAGCTGAAACGGCTTGTCGGCGCCGCCGGGCCGCGAGTCATTGCCAAGATCGAAAAGCCGGAGGCGGTGGAGCACTTCGATCCGATTCTCGAGGCGGCGGACGGCATCATGGTGGCACGCGGCGATCTGGGGGTGGAAATCGATCCTGAGAAGGTGCCGCTGATCCAGAAGCGGATCATCCACCAGTGCAACCAGGCCGGCAAGCCGGTGATCACCGCCACCCAGATGCTGGAAAGCATGGTGAACAGTCCCCGGCCGACCCGGGCCGAGACCTCGGACGTGGCCAACGCCATCCTCGACGGTACTGATGCCGTCATGCTGTCGGCGGAAACCGCTTCCGGCAAGTATCCGGTGGAGGCGGTGGCGATGATGGAGCGGATCGCCCTTGACGTCGAGACCGACCCCCATCTGCGGCAGAAGATGTTCATGCCGCTGCCGGAGGTCGCCGGCTGGCGCTCCCTGCCCGAGGCGATCGCCCAGGCGGCCTGCCGGGTGGCCGAGAGTCTGGGGGCGAAGGCGATCCTTGCCTTTACCCAGACCGGCAAGACGGCGTCCCTGGTCTCCAAGTACCGGCCGGCCGTGCCCATCTATGCCGTCACCCCCTCGCAGCAGGCCCGCCGCCGGCTGGCCCTCTGCCGCGGGGTCCGTTCCCTTCGGGTCGACATCGAGGGGAGCACCGAGGCGCAGATCGACGCCGTGGAGGCCAGCGTACTCGCCTCGGGCCTGCTGCAGCGCGGCGACGTGGTGGTGATCACCATGGGCAGCCCGGTGTCCGCCCCCGGCACCACCAACCTGATGAAGGTCCACCGGCTGGGAACCGGCGATTTTTACGAGGTACACTGA
- the queC gene encoding 7-cyano-7-deazaguanine synthase QueC, producing MKKKAVVLYSGGLDSTTCLAIARDQGFAPHALSFSYGQRHTVELEKARRYAPLVGAVEHRVVDIDLRAFGGSALTDAIEVPKDRPLEAGIPVTYVPARNTIFLSFALAWAEVLGAFDIFIGVNALDYSGYPDCRPDYIAAWERLANLATAAAVEGKGRYRIHAPLLHLSKAEIIRRGLELGVDYGLTHSCYDPDPQGRACGRCDSCRLRLKGFAEAGAEDPVAYLRQDQ from the coding sequence ATGAAAAAGAAAGCAGTTGTTCTTTACAGCGGCGGGCTCGATTCGACCACCTGCCTGGCCATCGCCCGCGACCAGGGGTTCGCGCCCCACGCCCTCAGTTTCTCCTACGGCCAGCGGCACACGGTCGAGCTGGAGAAGGCCCGCCGGTATGCCCCCCTGGTGGGCGCCGTCGAGCACCGGGTGGTCGACATCGACCTGCGCGCCTTCGGCGGCAGCGCCCTGACCGATGCGATCGAGGTGCCCAAGGACCGCCCCCTCGAGGCAGGGATTCCGGTTACCTATGTGCCGGCCCGCAACACCATCTTTCTCTCCTTCGCCCTGGCCTGGGCCGAAGTGCTCGGCGCCTTCGATATTTTCATCGGCGTCAACGCCCTCGACTATTCGGGCTATCCCGACTGCCGCCCGGACTATATCGCCGCCTGGGAGCGGCTGGCCAATCTGGCGACGGCGGCGGCGGTCGAGGGGAAGGGGCGCTACCGTATCCACGCGCCGCTGCTGCACCTGAGCAAGGCCGAGATCATCCGGCGCGGCCTTGAGCTGGGAGTCGACTACGGCCTGACCCATTCCTGCTACGATCCCGATCCGCAGGGGCGGGCCTGCGGCCGCTGCGATTCGTGCCGGCTGCGGCTGAAGGGATTCGCCGAGGCCGGGGCCGAAGATCCCGTCGCCTATCTCCGGCAGGACCAATAG
- the folE2 gene encoding GTP cyclohydrolase FolE2: protein MPDMQQSPDSRNIPIDKVGVKGIRYPIVVQDKTRQWQHTVARVNMYVDLPEHFKGTHMSRFIEILNRYHGAVSVDNLEEILAEMKRRLESSCAHLELDFPYFIEKAAPVSGARGLMEYQCRMVGSLGEQFDFVLEAAVPVTSLCPCSREISEAGAHNQRSTVRVRIRYRKHVWLEDLIALVESCASAPVYSLLKREDEKAVTEQAYANPMFVEDIVREVTRRLRQEEKITWFAVECENFESIHNHSAYALVEDVRPAPG, encoded by the coding sequence ATGCCCGATATGCAGCAATCGCCCGATTCCCGCAATATCCCCATCGACAAGGTGGGGGTGAAGGGGATCCGCTATCCCATCGTCGTCCAGGACAAGACGCGGCAGTGGCAGCACACGGTGGCGCGGGTCAACATGTACGTCGATCTTCCCGAGCATTTCAAGGGGACGCACATGAGCCGCTTCATCGAGATTCTCAACCGCTATCACGGCGCCGTCAGCGTTGACAATCTGGAGGAGATCCTGGCCGAGATGAAGCGGAGGCTCGAATCGAGCTGCGCCCATCTCGAACTCGATTTTCCCTATTTCATCGAAAAGGCGGCGCCGGTTTCCGGCGCCAGGGGGCTGATGGAATACCAGTGCCGGATGGTCGGCAGTCTCGGCGAGCAGTTCGATTTCGTGCTCGAGGCGGCGGTTCCGGTCACCTCCCTCTGCCCCTGCTCGCGGGAGATCAGCGAGGCCGGGGCCCACAACCAGCGCAGCACCGTGCGGGTGCGCATCCGCTACCGCAAGCATGTCTGGCTCGAGGACCTGATCGCCCTGGTCGAGTCCTGCGCCAGCGCCCCGGTCTACTCTCTGCTCAAGCGCGAGGACGAGAAGGCGGTGACCGAACAGGCCTACGCCAATCCGATGTTCGTCGAGGATATCGTTCGCGAGGTGACCCGGCGCCTGCGCCAGGAGGAGAAGATCACCTGGTTCGCCGTCGAGTGCGAAAACTTCGAGTCGATCCACAATCATTCCGCCTACGCCCTGGTCGAGGACGTGCGGCCGGCGCCCGGCTGA
- a CDS encoding TIGR04282 family arsenosugar biosynthesis glycosyltransferase translates to MEIVEKSVNPHGVPSPDDGSQVLGVFAKEPRPGMVKTRLCPPLTPRQAADFYRVCLLETLRRVGRAGRRLVLFYAGCRDWFAEHCPGCELRPQVEGDLGRRMAAALDSLLESGAGAAALIGTDSPDLPLPLIDRAFAALAAHDAVTIPADDGGYVLIGCRRPCPQLFADIPWSSDQVLALTRRRATDAGLSYTEIDCWQDLDDAAALCRLLARSPDGEAARYLRRIRPDLA, encoded by the coding sequence GTGGAAATCGTGGAAAAGTCGGTAAATCCACACGGGGTTCCCAGTCCTGATGATGGATCACAGGTTCTGGGCGTCTTCGCCAAGGAGCCGCGTCCCGGGATGGTCAAGACCCGGCTCTGCCCCCCTCTGACGCCACGACAGGCCGCCGATTTCTACCGCGTCTGTCTGCTGGAGACCCTGCGTCGGGTCGGGCGGGCCGGCCGTCGCCTGGTCCTGTTCTATGCCGGCTGCCGCGACTGGTTTGCCGAGCATTGTCCCGGCTGTGAGCTGCGGCCACAGGTCGAAGGCGATCTCGGCCGGCGCATGGCCGCCGCTCTCGACTCTCTGCTCGAAAGCGGTGCCGGTGCCGCTGCCCTGATCGGCACCGACAGTCCGGATTTGCCCCTGCCGCTGATCGACCGGGCCTTCGCCGCCCTGGCAGCGCACGATGCAGTCACCATTCCCGCCGACGATGGCGGCTACGTGCTGATCGGCTGCCGCCGTCCCTGCCCGCAGCTCTTTGCCGACATTCCCTGGAGCAGTGACCAGGTGCTGGCGCTGACCCGGCGGCGGGCCACCGACGCCGGCCTGAGCTATACCGAGATCGACTGTTGGCAGGATCTCGACGACGCAGCCGCCCTGTGCCGGTTGCTGGCGCGCAGCCCCGACGGCGAAGCGGCGCGTTATCTGCGCCGCATCCGTCCGGACCTGGCCTGA
- the tolQ gene encoding protein TolQ, with product MELILGAGPVVKLVLLILVYFSVVSWAIILLKFRVIRRAIIESERFLDFFWAKKNFEAIGQGLKEFSHSPLSVLFREAYRELMRGQRGSEAGGGPVAELGRADNVARALRRATTSETQRLEKYLTFLATTGSTAPFIGLFGTVWGIMDSFHGIGKTGSASLAVVAPGISEALIATAIGLVAAIPAVVAYNHFVSKVNVLTGEMDNFCQEFLNIVQRMGRD from the coding sequence TTGGAGCTGATACTCGGAGCCGGACCGGTGGTCAAACTGGTCCTGTTGATTCTCGTCTACTTTTCCGTGGTCTCCTGGGCCATCATCCTGCTCAAGTTTCGGGTTATCCGTCGCGCCATCATCGAGTCGGAGCGGTTTCTCGACTTCTTCTGGGCCAAGAAGAATTTCGAGGCGATCGGCCAGGGGCTGAAGGAGTTCTCCCATTCGCCGCTGTCTGTCCTCTTTCGCGAGGCCTACCGGGAACTGATGCGCGGTCAGCGCGGCAGCGAGGCCGGCGGAGGGCCGGTGGCGGAGCTCGGCCGGGCCGACAACGTCGCCCGCGCCCTGCGCCGCGCCACTACCAGCGAGACCCAGCGCCTGGAAAAGTACCTGACCTTTCTCGCCACCACCGGGTCGACGGCACCCTTTATCGGCCTGTTCGGCACCGTCTGGGGGATCATGGACTCCTTTCACGGCATCGGCAAGACTGGCAGCGCCTCCCTGGCGGTGGTGGCGCCCGGCATCTCCGAGGCCCTGATCGCCACCGCCATCGGCCTGGTGGCGGCCATTCCGGCGGTGGTGGCCTACAACCATTTCGTCAGCAAGGTGAACGTCCTGACCGGCGAGATGGACAACTTCTGCCAGGAATTCCTCAACATCGTGCAGCGCATGGGCCGGGACTGA
- the tolR gene encoding protein TolR, which translates to MEVGRREVRGRSTLSQINVTPFVDVMLVLLIIFMVTAPMMETGVDVDLPEVQNAPSLAGRDDPLVVSVAADGRISVGKVAVPSPQKLAPVLRQVLSERKSKEVFLEADRKVPYGRVVQVMAAIKAAGVARLGMVAEEAERAK; encoded by the coding sequence ATGGAAGTCGGACGCCGGGAGGTCAGGGGTCGCTCCACCCTGTCGCAGATCAACGTCACCCCCTTTGTCGACGTCATGCTGGTGCTGCTGATCATCTTCATGGTGACGGCGCCGATGATGGAGACGGGCGTCGATGTCGACCTGCCGGAGGTGCAGAACGCCCCCTCCCTGGCCGGGAGGGACGATCCGCTGGTGGTGTCCGTCGCCGCCGACGGCCGGATCAGCGTCGGCAAGGTGGCCGTCCCCTCGCCGCAGAAACTGGCGCCGGTGCTGCGGCAGGTGCTGAGCGAGCGCAAGTCGAAGGAGGTCTTCCTCGAGGCCGATCGCAAGGTGCCCTACGGTCGGGTGGTGCAGGTGATGGCGGCGATCAAGGCGGCGGGGGTGGCCAGGCTCGGCATGGTGGCCGAGGAGGCTGAACGCGCAAAGTGA
- a CDS encoding TonB C-terminal domain-containing protein, whose product MSRSGADNRRWRRDRERREPRLGAMLGASLALHLVLLLLVGGHLLPRRHQPRPPAYVVDLVNLPVKAPQAGRPDGRAKKTVRKKSAPSAKKLSRPRPKPKPRPQPQPKKVVTRKKAGTKPAVKRTRPQAKAAATRPAAAKAPTRAEQERLERRLEMLRLKRQLAALAASDTRAGENAPLGEEKGRGSEQGVGYRLWLQQAYKEAWALSRYQVGRLDLEAEVEVVYDARGFLRDYSFRRKSGDRLFDDSIARAIRSVDRLEPPPGKTLRETIVFNLKDLMD is encoded by the coding sequence GTGAGTCGATCCGGGGCGGACAACAGACGCTGGCGACGGGACAGGGAGCGGCGGGAACCCCGGCTCGGCGCGATGCTGGGCGCCTCGCTGGCGCTGCACCTGGTTCTGCTGCTGCTGGTCGGCGGACACCTGCTGCCACGCCGGCATCAGCCGCGGCCCCCGGCCTACGTGGTCGACCTGGTCAACCTGCCGGTGAAGGCACCGCAGGCCGGCCGCCCGGACGGCCGGGCCAAAAAGACCGTTCGCAAGAAATCCGCGCCGTCGGCCAAAAAGCTGTCCCGGCCACGGCCGAAACCGAAACCGCGGCCGCAGCCGCAACCGAAAAAGGTCGTGACGCGCAAAAAGGCGGGGACGAAGCCGGCGGTCAAAAGGACAAGGCCGCAGGCAAAGGCAGCGGCGACCAGGCCGGCGGCCGCGAAGGCTCCTACCAGGGCCGAGCAGGAAAGGTTGGAGCGCAGGCTCGAGATGCTGCGACTGAAGCGGCAGCTCGCTGCCCTGGCGGCCAGCGACACCCGTGCCGGCGAAAATGCCCCGCTGGGCGAGGAGAAGGGACGCGGCAGCGAGCAGGGTGTCGGCTACCGGCTCTGGTTGCAGCAGGCCTACAAGGAGGCCTGGGCCCTGTCCCGCTATCAGGTGGGCCGGCTCGATCTCGAGGCCGAGGTCGAGGTGGTCTACGACGCCCGGGGCTTTCTACGGGACTACAGCTTTCGCAGGAAATCGGGCGATCGCCTGTTCGACGATTCGATCGCCCGCGCCATCCGCAGTGTCGACCGGCTGGAACCACCGCCGGGCAAGACGCTGCGGGAGACGATCGTCTTCAACCTCAAGGATCTGATGGACTGA
- the tolB gene encoding Tol-Pal system beta propeller repeat protein TolB, which yields MRRLLLPILLLLTMVGNAPAAIEISAPGQQEIPLALVAPLPLAEPRPALAGEFARVLRDDLVFSGLFRLIDARAFLADAGRMGLVSIDVDFAEWRLLGAEMLIKGGYRVRGEQLIVEARLFDVRAGRLLDGRRYVGRTGDVRRIAHAFADQVLKTLTGRFGPFSSRIAFIGDQTGHKELYLMDVDGHNPIRITAHRSIVLNPDFSADGRRILFTSYRDGNTNLYQKEIYTGRERRISSRKGLNVGGRFSPVDDRIALTLSKDGNPEIYLLSATGKIVERLTRHWGIDIDPSWSPDGDELVFVSNRRGNPHLFIKAPGGEVRRLTLNGKYNATPAWSPTGDRIAFSRKENGVFDIYTIRPDGSDERRLTFGPGNKEHPRWSPDGRFLVYSSDASGRKEIFLMRSDGTGQWKISPPGGNCNHPAWSPRF from the coding sequence ATGCGCCGACTGCTTCTGCCCATCCTGCTGCTGCTGACCATGGTCGGCAACGCCCCGGCCGCCATCGAAATCAGCGCCCCGGGGCAGCAGGAGATTCCCCTGGCACTGGTTGCCCCGCTGCCGCTGGCGGAACCGCGGCCGGCCCTGGCCGGGGAGTTCGCCCGGGTGCTGCGCGACGACCTGGTCTTTTCCGGTCTTTTCCGGCTGATCGATGCGCGCGCCTTTCTCGCCGACGCCGGCCGCATGGGGCTGGTCTCGATCGATGTCGATTTCGCCGAGTGGCGGCTGCTCGGCGCCGAAATGCTGATCAAGGGCGGCTACCGGGTGCGCGGCGAGCAGCTGATCGTCGAGGCGCGGCTGTTCGACGTCCGGGCCGGCCGGCTGCTCGACGGCCGCCGCTACGTCGGTCGCACCGGCGATGTCCGCCGCATCGCCCACGCTTTCGCCGACCAGGTGCTCAAGACCCTGACCGGTCGTTTCGGACCGTTCAGCAGCCGCATCGCCTTCATCGGTGACCAGACAGGGCACAAGGAGCTCTACCTGATGGATGTCGACGGGCACAACCCGATCCGCATCACCGCCCATCGCTCCATCGTGCTCAACCCCGATTTCTCCGCCGACGGCCGCCGCATCCTCTTCACCAGCTACCGCGACGGCAACACCAATCTCTACCAGAAGGAGATCTACACCGGCAGGGAGCGGCGCATCTCCTCCCGCAAGGGGCTCAATGTCGGAGGCCGTTTCAGCCCGGTCGACGACCGGATTGCCCTGACCCTGTCGAAGGACGGCAATCCGGAAATCTACCTGCTGTCCGCCACCGGGAAGATCGTCGAGCGGCTGACCCGGCACTGGGGGATCGATATCGACCCGAGCTGGTCGCCCGACGGCGACGAACTGGTCTTCGTCTCCAACCGGCGCGGCAATCCGCATCTCTTCATCAAGGCGCCGGGCGGCGAGGTGCGCCGCCTGACCCTCAACGGCAAGTACAATGCCACGCCCGCCTGGTCGCCGACGGGCGACCGGATCGCCTTCAGCCGCAAGGAGAACGGTGTTTTCGACATCTACACCATCCGGCCCGACGGCAGCGACGAGCGCCGCCTGACCTTCGGGCCGGGCAACAAGGAGCATCCCCGCTGGAGTCCGGACGGCCGTTTCCTGGTCTATTCCTCCGATGCCTCCGGCCGGAAGGAGATCTTCCTGATGCGTAGCGACGGCACCGGGCAGTGGAAGATTTCGCCGCCGGGCGGCAACTGCAACCATCCGGCCTGGTCGCCGCGATTCTGA
- the pal gene encoding peptidoglycan-associated lipoprotein Pal produces the protein MRTCVVLQWIAMIALCSLLVVGCAKKPAVTETAPEQPVETRVAAEQPSAVSDQGVSESAVQERMAADLEAVASKLQRIHFDFDQYTLSPEARDILAANAALLKANPELKIRIEGHCDERGSDEYNLALGERRAVAARDYLVSLGVAADRLSTISYGEEMPLDPASNEAAWAKNRRAEFKVVR, from the coding sequence ATGAGAACATGTGTCGTATTGCAGTGGATTGCCATGATCGCGCTGTGTTCCCTGTTGGTTGTCGGTTGCGCCAAGAAACCGGCCGTCACGGAAACCGCCCCTGAGCAGCCGGTCGAGACCCGGGTTGCCGCCGAGCAGCCCAGCGCCGTCTCCGACCAGGGAGTGAGCGAATCGGCGGTGCAGGAGCGGATGGCGGCCGATCTGGAAGCGGTTGCCAGCAAGCTGCAGCGTATTCACTTCGACTTCGACCAGTACACCCTGTCGCCCGAAGCCCGGGACATTCTGGCCGCCAACGCCGCCCTGCTGAAGGCCAATCCCGAGCTGAAAATTCGCATCGAGGGTCACTGTGACGAGCGCGGCTCCGACGAATACAACCTCGCGCTCGGCGAGCGGCGTGCCGTGGCCGCCCGCGACTACCTGGTGTCGCTCGGCGTCGCCGCAGACCGGCTGAGCACCATCAGCTACGGCGAGGAGATGCCCCTCGACCCGGCCAGCAACGAAGCCGCCTGGGCCAAGAACCGCCGGGCCGAGTTCAAGGTGGTCCGCTGA